Proteins encoded within one genomic window of Candidatus Nezhaarchaeota archaeon:
- the rpoA2 gene encoding DNA-directed RNA polymerase subunit A'', translating into MKAKKMTLEDLKKKLEEYSAELPKSIIVELEEKLSKIVDRLRYSDVEKIINEVIKQYKEALIEPGEAVGTVSAQSIGEPGTQMTLRTFHFAGVRELNVTLGLPRLIEILDAKRTPSTPLMRIELDEETRHDKAKAEELARKIQHVTIENVASSISIDFGQQMILLQLDDELMRDKRVTLDMVINALNKHKIGVIESVVEREEETSEGRKKKIIEIAIAIPEGIEATKLVKLRQKILNVKLKGIKGLKRVVVKEVSKGGETYYYLEVEGSNLQGILNSLDELDGIDPTKIMTNNIHEIAAVLGIEAARTAIINEVMGVLREQGLDVDIRHVMLVADLMTMTGRVRQIGRHGVSGEKASVLARAAFEVTTKHLLEAGARGEEDPLAGVIENVVVGQLIPIGSGMVELRVRHGGE; encoded by the coding sequence TAAGATCGTAGATAGATTGAGGTACAGCGATGTTGAGAAGATAATAAACGAGGTCATTAAGCAATACAAGGAGGCACTCATCGAACCCGGAGAAGCTGTAGGCACTGTCAGCGCTCAATCGATAGGCGAGCCTGGAACACAGATGACGTTAAGAACGTTCCACTTCGCAGGGGTTAGAGAACTTAACGTTACATTAGGTTTACCTCGACTCATAGAGATATTAGATGCTAAGAGGACGCCTTCAACTCCACTAATGAGGATAGAATTGGATGAAGAGACCAGGCATGATAAAGCTAAAGCAGAAGAGTTAGCGAGGAAAATTCAACACGTGACAATAGAGAACGTAGCAAGTAGCATAAGCATAGACTTTGGTCAACAGATGATTCTTCTTCAACTAGACGACGAACTTATGAGGGATAAAAGGGTCACATTGGACATGGTCATCAACGCTCTAAATAAACACAAAATAGGGGTCATAGAAAGCGTGGTGGAGAGAGAGGAGGAGACTAGTGAGGGAAGGAAGAAAAAGATTATAGAAATAGCAATAGCTATACCAGAAGGGATTGAGGCCACGAAGCTTGTGAAGCTTAGACAGAAGATACTGAACGTAAAGCTCAAGGGGATTAAAGGGCTTAAGAGGGTTGTCGTTAAGGAAGTGTCTAAGGGAGGAGAGACTTATTACTACCTTGAGGTCGAGGGTTCTAACCTCCAGGGCATACTTAATAGCTTAGATGAGCTGGACGGGATAGACCCCACAAAGATTATGACCAACAACATACATGAGATAGCAGCAGTATTAGGAATAGAAGCTGCAAGGACTGCCATAATAAACGAGGTAATGGGGGTTCTAAGAGAGCAAGGCCTAGATGTTGATATAAGGCACGTGATGTTAGTTGCGGACCTCATGACGATGACCGGGAGGGTTAGGCAGATAGGAAGGCATGGAGTAAGTGGAGAGAAGGCTAGTGTCTTAGCCAGAGCTGCATTTGAGGTGACCACTAAGCACTTATTAGAGGCTGGCGCAAGAGGTGAAGAGGATCCATTGGCAGGTGTAATAGAGAACGTAGTGGTCGGTCAATTAATACCTATTGGAAGTGGTATGGTAGAGCTTAGGGTTAGACATGGAGGAGAGTAA
- a CDS encoding 50S ribosomal protein L30e: protein MEESNVISLDRELKVALKTGKVVFGSKEVLRLISRGLGKLVIVASNCPDIIKQQIDYYAKLSQIPVHHAPYTSQELGGMCQRGHAISSLLVLEEGESEILKLIEQ, encoded by the coding sequence ATGGAGGAGAGTAATGTGATAAGCTTAGATAGAGAACTCAAGGTCGCATTGAAAACTGGGAAAGTGGTGTTTGGGAGCAAGGAAGTTTTGAGGTTAATAAGCAGAGGCTTAGGCAAATTAGTAATAGTCGCTTCAAATTGCCCTGACATCATCAAGCAACAGATAGATTATTACGCTAAGCTATCCCAAATACCTGTCCATCATGCCCCCTATACAAGTCAAGAGTTGGGGGGAATGTGTCAGAGGGGGCATGCAATCTCATCATTATTGGTGCTAGAAGAGGGAGAGTCTGAAATCTTGAAGCTAATAGAGCAATAG
- a CDS encoding NusA-like transcription termination signal-binding factor, with amino-acid sequence MPNIRLSDEEMRYITLFESISGATAKDCIIDNNTNRIIFVIKKGEMGMAIGKNGINIKRATKLIGRPVEVVESGDTPEELIKNALFPAKVHAVKITRDAFGRLVAHVAVDPKDKGLAIGREGMRIQRARLLAKRYFDIDAVIVK; translated from the coding sequence GTGCCCAACATACGGTTATCGGACGAAGAGATGAGATACATAACACTCTTCGAAAGCATATCAGGCGCCACAGCTAAGGACTGCATAATAGACAATAACACCAACAGGATAATCTTCGTAATAAAGAAGGGAGAAATGGGGATGGCTATAGGGAAGAACGGCATAAATATTAAGAGGGCAACGAAGCTCATAGGAAGGCCTGTCGAAGTAGTAGAGTCAGGTGATACCCCGGAAGAGCTCATAAAGAATGCGCTCTTTCCAGCTAAGGTTCATGCAGTGAAGATAACCAGAGATGCCTTTGGCAGATTAGTTGCACATGTTGCGGTGGATCCGAAGGATAAGGGGTTAGCAATAGGACGTGAGGGCATGAGGATCCAAAGGGCAAGGTTACTAGCTAAGAGGTACTTTGACATCGACGCAGTCATAGTGAAGTGA
- a CDS encoding 30S ribosomal protein S12 produces the protein MGRKAPRGLFAARKLVQKRKKFRWSQREYKRRMLRLDEKVDPLEGAPMARGIVLEKVGIESRQPNSAVRKCVRVQLIKNGKQVTAFVPGDGALNYINEHDEVIIARIGGPQGKSLGDIPGVKFQVIKVNGVSLKAILQGKKTKPTR, from the coding sequence ATGGGGAGGAAGGCGCCTAGAGGGCTCTTTGCAGCCAGAAAGCTGGTACAGAAAAGAAAGAAGTTTAGATGGAGCCAGCGAGAGTACAAAAGGAGGATGTTGCGACTAGATGAGAAAGTAGACCCCCTTGAAGGAGCCCCAATGGCACGAGGTATAGTCCTCGAAAAAGTTGGTATTGAAAGTAGGCAACCAAACTCAGCTGTTAGAAAGTGCGTCAGAGTTCAATTGATAAAGAATGGCAAGCAAGTAACTGCCTTCGTTCCAGGTGATGGAGCATTAAATTACATAAACGAACACGATGAAGTTATAATAGCTAGGATAGGTGGGCCCCAAGGAAAGTCTCTTGGCGATATCCCTGGAGTCAAGTTCCAGGTCATAAAGGTTAATGGCGTTAGCCTCAAAGCTATCTTGCAAGGCAAGAAGACCAAACCCACGAGGTAG
- a CDS encoding 30S ribosomal protein S7: protein MPRKTPKAKEEKEAEPVKVGVEPTEIKLFGKWTFHDVEVKDPGLKRYICLKPVFLPHTEGRHEHKKFGKADVPIVERLINNLMRPGKNAGKKILAMNIVKNAFEIIHLKTGRNPIQVLVEAIEKAGPREETTRIAYGGIVYHQSVDVSPQRRVDLALRWLTEGARLASFSNPKTIDECLADEIIAAAQGDPKSYAIAKKDEIERIAMSSR, encoded by the coding sequence TTGCCACGAAAAACACCAAAGGCTAAGGAGGAGAAGGAAGCCGAACCGGTAAAGGTTGGTGTAGAGCCTACGGAAATTAAGCTTTTTGGCAAGTGGACCTTTCATGATGTAGAGGTCAAGGACCCTGGATTGAAGAGGTACATATGCTTAAAACCAGTTTTTCTTCCGCATACTGAGGGTAGGCACGAGCATAAGAAATTTGGCAAAGCGGATGTCCCCATAGTGGAGAGACTTATAAATAACCTGATGAGACCTGGTAAGAACGCTGGTAAAAAGATATTAGCCATGAACATCGTCAAGAATGCTTTTGAAATAATTCATTTGAAGACGGGCCGGAATCCCATTCAAGTGCTTGTTGAAGCAATAGAGAAGGCCGGACCAAGAGAGGAGACTACGAGGATAGCGTATGGTGGGATAGTCTATCATCAGTCCGTTGATGTTTCGCCTCAAAGAAGAGTGGACTTAGCATTAAGGTGGTTAACTGAAGGCGCTAGGTTAGCATCGTTTAGCAATCCTAAGACCATAGATGAGTGCTTAGCTGACGAGATTATAGCTGCTGCCCAAGGCGATCCGAAGAGCTACGCTATAGCAAAGAAAGATGAGATAGAAAGGATAGCAATGTCTTCTAGGTAG
- the tuf gene encoding translation elongation factor EF-1 subunit alpha yields MSAEKEHLNLVIIGHVDHGKSTLVGHLLYLLGQVDERKLREIEEEAKKMGKESFKFAWILDTYKEERERGLTIDLSFYKIETKKYVFTLIDCPGHRDFIKNMVTGTSQADCALLVVSAKKGEAEAGLGPAGQTREHAFLAKTMGVNQILVAINKMDDPTVNWSQERYNEVKDAVSKMLRMFGYDVSKIHFIPVSAWFGDNLIERSKNMPWYKGPTIFEALDEFVPPPKPIDKPLRIPIQDVYSITGVGTVPVGRVETGVLKVGDTVVFMPANKSGEVRSIETHHVRIEKALPGDNIGFNVRGISKTDIKRGDVCGHPTNPPTVVESFVGRIFVLYHPTAIAKGYTPVVHVHTASVACRFDEILQKIDPRTGAVIEDKPQFIKQGDAAIVRLKPIKPLCLEKYSEIPQLGRFAIRDMGRTIAAGIVIDVTPAKVA; encoded by the coding sequence GTGTCAGCGGAGAAAGAGCATCTAAACTTAGTGATTATAGGGCACGTAGACCATGGAAAGTCAACGCTGGTGGGTCATCTACTATATTTGTTAGGACAAGTAGATGAAAGGAAGCTGAGAGAGATAGAGGAAGAAGCTAAGAAAATGGGGAAGGAGAGCTTCAAGTTTGCATGGATATTAGATACGTATAAAGAGGAGAGGGAAAGAGGTCTAACAATAGACTTATCGTTCTACAAGATCGAGACTAAGAAGTACGTCTTTACGCTCATAGACTGTCCAGGTCATAGAGACTTCATTAAGAATATGGTGACGGGGACGTCACAGGCTGATTGCGCATTACTAGTAGTCTCAGCCAAGAAAGGTGAGGCTGAGGCTGGCTTAGGTCCGGCAGGTCAGACGAGAGAGCACGCCTTCTTAGCAAAGACTATGGGGGTGAACCAAATCTTAGTAGCGATAAACAAGATGGATGACCCGACCGTTAACTGGAGCCAAGAGAGGTACAACGAGGTCAAAGACGCTGTTTCTAAGATGTTAAGAATGTTTGGATACGATGTCAGCAAGATACACTTCATACCAGTCTCAGCATGGTTTGGCGACAACTTAATAGAAAGAAGTAAGAACATGCCGTGGTACAAAGGACCTACAATCTTTGAGGCACTAGACGAGTTTGTGCCACCACCAAAGCCAATAGACAAACCTCTCAGGATACCAATACAAGATGTGTACTCAATAACTGGTGTAGGCACCGTTCCCGTTGGAAGGGTTGAAACTGGAGTCTTGAAGGTCGGAGATACCGTAGTATTCATGCCAGCCAACAAGTCGGGCGAAGTTAGGTCGATAGAGACGCACCATGTCAGGATTGAAAAGGCTCTTCCAGGCGACAATATAGGCTTCAACGTTAGAGGCATTTCAAAGACAGATATTAAGCGAGGAGATGTGTGTGGTCATCCTACCAACCCACCAACGGTCGTTGAGAGCTTCGTCGGAAGGATATTCGTCTTGTACCATCCCACTGCTATAGCTAAAGGCTATACACCAGTAGTTCACGTACATACTGCTAGCGTTGCATGTAGATTCGATGAGATATTACAGAAAATAGATCCTAGGACCGGCGCCGTTATAGAGGATAAGCCGCAGTTCATAAAGCAAGGTGATGCTGCAATTGTAAGGCTTAAGCCAATAAAGCCACTATGCCTCGAGAAGTACTCTGAAATACCTCAGCTCGGGAGATTTGCCATTAGAGACATGGGGAGAACAATAGCAGCTGGAATAGTAATTGACGTTACTCCTGCTAAAGTCGCTTAA
- the rpsJ gene encoding 30S ribosomal protein S10, which translates to MVRKARIRLSSPNLDDLQRVCEEIKSISQKTGVKMRGPIPLPTKRLIVTTRKAPSGQGSHTFDHWEMRIHKRLIDMDAEDRALKSLMRVRIPDTVHIEIELI; encoded by the coding sequence ATGGTAAGAAAGGCCAGAATAAGGCTCTCAAGTCCAAACCTAGATGACTTGCAACGTGTATGTGAAGAAATAAAGTCAATCTCGCAGAAAACGGGCGTAAAAATGAGGGGACCAATACCTCTTCCCACGAAGAGGTTAATTGTGACCACTAGGAAAGCTCCTTCAGGTCAGGGTTCACATACCTTCGATCATTGGGAAATGAGGATTCATAAAAGACTAATTGACATGGATGCAGAAGATAGAGCATTGAAGTCATTAATGAGGGTTAGGATACCTGACACCGTCCACATTGAGATAGAGCTAATATAG
- a CDS encoding glycine cleavage system protein H: MNIGGHIVPENLLYSDNHVWAKVRNDTLILGVTDFLQKLLGTIISVHLSGNSHLITRGDPIVWLESVRAIVAVLSPINCEMIEINEKLMEKPHIINMEPYDRGWIAVVKVLNKNDMRAFKSAEAYVKTILALSQCGRCQVS; encoded by the coding sequence ATGAACATTGGTGGACACATCGTCCCTGAAAACCTTCTATACTCTGATAACCATGTGTGGGCTAAAGTCAGAAATGACACCTTAATACTTGGAGTAACCGACTTCTTACAGAAGCTACTTGGAACGATAATCAGCGTGCACCTTTCAGGCAATAGTCACCTCATAACAAGAGGCGATCCAATAGTATGGTTGGAGTCAGTAAGGGCTATAGTTGCGGTCTTATCGCCAATAAATTGCGAAATGATAGAGATAAACGAGAAGCTAATGGAGAAGCCTCACATCATAAATATGGAACCATATGATAGAGGTTGGATAGCAGTAGTTAAAGTCTTGAACAAAAACGATATGAGAGCTTTTAAGAGTGCTGAGGCTTACGTTAAGACTATATTAGCTCTATCTCAATGTGGACGGTGTCAGGTATCCTAA
- the radA gene encoding DNA repair and recombination protein RadA: MSERQRKPKDLTELPGVNPVIADKLAMAGFGTIEALAVALPQEISSITGLSLSASQRIISAAREALELGFKTADELYEKRMRVARITTGSKNLDRLLGGGVETQIITEFYGEYGSGKTQICHQLCVNVQLPRNLGGLEGSAIYIDCEGTFRPERIVSMSRALGLDPSNVLKNIVVARAYNSDHQMLIVEHAKDIINEKNVKLLVVDSVTGFFRAEYPGRETLVMRQQKLNKHLHSLSRIAYTYEIAVVVTNQVMARPDVVFGDPTTAVGGHVLFHVPGARVFLRRLRGSKRIARLVDSPYLPEDEAVFEITEDGIRDPVD; this comes from the coding sequence ATGTCTGAGAGACAGAGAAAGCCTAAAGATCTAACCGAGCTTCCAGGTGTAAACCCAGTAATAGCTGACAAGTTAGCGATGGCTGGCTTCGGTACCATAGAGGCACTCGCCGTTGCCCTTCCTCAAGAAATATCTTCGATAACTGGGCTATCTCTCTCAGCGAGCCAAAGGATCATAAGCGCAGCTCGAGAAGCTCTAGAATTAGGGTTTAAGACGGCAGATGAGCTCTATGAGAAGAGAATGAGAGTAGCGAGAATAACTACCGGGAGTAAGAACTTAGATAGATTATTAGGAGGTGGGGTTGAAACTCAGATAATAACTGAGTTCTATGGAGAGTATGGATCAGGGAAGACTCAGATCTGCCATCAACTGTGCGTTAATGTCCAATTACCGAGAAACTTAGGAGGACTTGAGGGTTCGGCGATATACATAGACTGTGAAGGTACCTTCAGGCCGGAGAGGATAGTATCAATGAGTCGTGCACTGGGATTGGATCCTTCTAACGTCCTTAAGAACATAGTAGTCGCTAGAGCTTATAACTCAGATCATCAGATGTTGATAGTTGAGCATGCAAAGGACATAATAAATGAGAAAAACGTGAAGTTACTAGTCGTCGATAGCGTAACAGGCTTCTTTAGGGCAGAGTACCCGGGAAGAGAAACTTTGGTTATGCGGCAGCAAAAGTTGAATAAGCACCTTCACTCCCTCTCCAGAATAGCTTACACATACGAGATAGCAGTTGTAGTAACTAACCAGGTTATGGCTAGGCCAGATGTCGTCTTTGGAGATCCTACTACTGCTGTTGGTGGCCACGTGTTGTTCCATGTGCCCGGAGCAAGAGTGTTTTTAAGAAGGCTACGAGGCTCCAAGAGGATTGCAAGACTTGTAGACTCTCCTTACTTGCCAGAGGACGAAGCTGTTTTTGAAATAACTGAGGATGGCATAAGAGATCCCGTTGATTAG
- a CDS encoding CDP-2,3-bis-(O-geranylgeranyl)-sn-glycerol synthase, whose protein sequence is MDLAYGVELVISSIVFILPAYIANMTPLIVAKIIPKRRPMDLGKYWFDGRRVLGDSKSIEGFISGVLSGLLVGLFLSDALRGFLMGLGAMIGDVLGSFVKRRLGVAQGEPVLFLDQYFFVLVALLLCYSSGYTLTLEHLLVILVATPILHISSNYVAYLLGIKQRPL, encoded by the coding sequence ATGGACCTGGCGTATGGAGTTGAATTGGTGATAAGCTCCATAGTTTTCATTCTTCCGGCCTACATTGCTAACATGACCCCCTTAATAGTAGCTAAGATTATCCCGAAGAGGAGACCTATGGATTTAGGGAAGTACTGGTTTGATGGTAGGAGAGTCCTTGGCGATAGCAAGTCGATTGAAGGCTTCATCTCTGGAGTCCTTTCCGGTCTCTTAGTCGGTCTCTTCTTGAGCGATGCGTTGAGAGGTTTTTTGATGGGCTTAGGAGCCATGATCGGCGACGTTCTAGGATCCTTCGTAAAGCGTAGGCTTGGCGTAGCTCAGGGGGAGCCAGTTCTCTTTCTAGATCAATACTTCTTCGTGTTGGTGGCCTTACTTCTTTGTTACTCTTCAGGTTACACTCTGACGCTCGAACACCTCTTAGTAATCCTGGTAGCGACGCCCATACTGCACATCTCAAGTAATTATGTTGCTTATCTTCTCGGAATTAAGCAGAGACCTCTATGA
- a CDS encoding ATPase domain-containing protein, whose product MSSIKLKLGLSKIDEALNGGLDEGEVTLLFGEAGSGKTALALQLALRSCLEGLKVLYVYMNGFFPYPRIEAFMKEIGVSPEALSSKFHVSHLTKLDDLVKLIRTIELGHLDHDLLIFDTITSLYRSLDVKSRHDIVLHNKKLNQLTAILKNYIIESKRRAVLTSRLKTFSIGEELIDEPIASNILTYWSDNIISIHKLDVPLQRKVVLLKIHGHESNVEIAAHVVNGFLKEVD is encoded by the coding sequence GTGTCTTCCATAAAGCTTAAATTAGGTTTATCGAAGATCGACGAGGCACTCAATGGCGGGTTAGATGAAGGCGAAGTGACCCTGCTCTTCGGTGAGGCTGGTTCTGGCAAAACAGCATTGGCTTTACAGCTAGCGCTTAGAAGCTGTCTTGAAGGGCTCAAAGTTCTCTACGTATATATGAACGGCTTTTTCCCCTATCCTAGAATTGAAGCCTTCATGAAAGAGATCGGCGTATCGCCAGAAGCCTTGTCTTCAAAATTCCATGTAAGCCATTTAACTAAGTTAGACGATTTAGTTAAGCTTATAAGAACAATAGAGCTAGGACATTTGGACCACGACTTATTGATCTTCGACACAATCACATCCCTTTATAGGTCCCTCGACGTAAAAAGTAGGCATGACATAGTGCTACATAACAAGAAGTTAAATCAGCTGACCGCAATATTAAAAAACTACATCATCGAGTCAAAGAGGCGAGCGGTATTGACGAGTCGCTTAAAGACGTTCTCAATTGGTGAGGAGTTAATTGACGAACCAATAGCATCAAACATCTTAACTTACTGGTCAGATAACATAATTTCAATACACAAACTTGACGTCCCCCTCCAAAGGAAAGTAGTACTTTTAAAAATCCATGGCCACGAATCTAATGTTGAAATTGCAGCTCATGTGGTGAACGGTTTTTTAAAAGAGGTTGATTGA
- a CDS encoding Clp1/GlmU family protein, whose translation MKRIRERRGTIIKIEGPAGLRVLEGAISILGSTVKPKEQVVIPKYKSLVVEFIEDSTIELRLGGEAKVETLTETFTPSEWRDAVETILSHSGRPISCIVLGDVDSGKTIFCTYLANCAISKGLKVGIIDKDPGQTEISIPTTIGLGLVEKPVYSLENVEAVSARFVGSVSPANVIQRVIAATKQLYDEAVSRGCDLIVTNTSGWVSGRGARELKYGVISAIHPNYVVLIQRTNELEHLIKPFEKSDINIIRVRPPSTVKLKTKEERKARRESIYRNYFANAKVRKINLSSVRLMYSLFTTGVMLGDRDLEKYNKEFGLCLVYGEECRDAIFLVNKEPVQDRAKIEEEVARGYGKEEVVLTWIGEERGLLVGLLGPNLSYVGLGLIREIDYLKRNVELLTPVETTISVIQVGLIKLDEDFREVAKYDRTPL comes from the coding sequence ATGAAGAGAATTAGAGAGAGACGAGGAACGATAATCAAGATAGAGGGGCCCGCAGGGTTAAGAGTCCTAGAGGGAGCTATTTCTATCCTAGGATCCACGGTCAAACCCAAGGAGCAAGTTGTAATACCTAAATATAAATCATTAGTGGTGGAGTTTATTGAGGACTCAACCATAGAGCTTCGGTTGGGTGGTGAAGCAAAGGTGGAGACATTGACAGAGACTTTCACTCCGTCGGAGTGGAGAGATGCTGTTGAAACAATACTCTCACATAGCGGCAGGCCAATTAGTTGCATAGTTCTCGGCGATGTTGATAGCGGCAAAACCATTTTCTGCACGTACCTTGCTAATTGTGCTATTAGCAAGGGCCTTAAAGTTGGGATTATAGACAAAGACCCTGGTCAAACGGAGATATCGATACCGACAACGATAGGCCTGGGCTTGGTAGAAAAGCCGGTATACTCTCTTGAAAACGTCGAAGCAGTATCAGCAAGATTCGTGGGATCTGTTTCTCCGGCCAACGTCATACAGCGAGTCATAGCAGCAACAAAGCAATTGTACGATGAGGCCGTAAGTAGAGGATGCGACCTCATAGTGACTAACACCAGCGGCTGGGTTAGTGGTCGGGGTGCACGCGAGCTAAAGTATGGAGTGATTAGTGCAATTCACCCCAACTATGTGGTATTAATTCAAAGGACCAACGAGTTAGAGCACTTAATTAAACCGTTCGAGAAGAGCGACATCAACATTATCAGAGTTCGCCCACCATCTACGGTGAAGCTTAAAACTAAGGAAGAGAGGAAGGCGAGAAGAGAGTCCATCTACAGGAATTACTTTGCTAATGCTAAGGTTAGAAAAATTAACTTGAGTAGTGTAAGGCTTATGTACTCCCTATTCACAACTGGGGTTATGTTGGGCGATAGAGATTTAGAGAAGTACAACAAGGAATTTGGGCTTTGCTTGGTTTACGGCGAGGAATGCAGAGACGCAATATTTCTTGTAAATAAGGAGCCTGTACAAGATAGAGCGAAGATTGAGGAGGAGGTAGCAAGGGGCTATGGGAAGGAGGAAGTCGTACTAACGTGGATTGGCGAGGAAAGAGGATTATTGGTTGGGCTACTAGGTCCAAATCTATCATACGTAGGGCTTGGATTGATCCGAGAAATAGATTATCTGAAGAGGAACGTGGAGCTATTAACGCCAGTAGAAACTACGATAAGTGTGATTCAAGTAGGCTTAATTAAGTTAGATGAAGATTTTAGGGAGGTAGCAAAATATGATCGAACACCTTTATAA
- the serB gene encoding phosphoserine phosphatase SerB: MSKRLIVTVVGYDRPGIVAGITSAVAEMNGNITSIKASTLSELFVMNMIVDISKISGTEDEFVKKLKERALQIGVGIAIEDEEEIPKAKKLIAFDMDGTILEVEAIDEIAKHANVQSEVAELTRRAMHGEIDFSTALRERVKLLKGLPVKVIEDVAERLPISKGAREVIETLKNMGFITVLITGGFDIVAKKIAEKLGFDYWFANRLGVEDGKLNGKVEVIVSGGEAKLKILEEVARAHGIDLEECIAVGDGANDLLVLENVGLGIGFRPKPIVQQRVKALINMDDMRAILALIARGRPKEDEKG; the protein is encoded by the coding sequence ATGAGTAAGCGCCTCATTGTAACGGTTGTTGGGTACGATAGACCTGGCATTGTTGCCGGAATAACTTCTGCAGTGGCTGAGATGAACGGTAACATAACGTCAATTAAAGCCTCAACGTTATCTGAGCTATTCGTTATGAACATGATAGTAGACATTAGCAAGATAAGTGGTACTGAGGATGAGTTCGTCAAGAAGTTAAAGGAAAGAGCACTTCAGATAGGTGTCGGCATAGCAATAGAGGATGAGGAGGAAATTCCCAAGGCCAAGAAGCTCATAGCCTTCGACATGGATGGAACAATTTTAGAAGTAGAAGCAATAGATGAAATAGCCAAGCATGCAAATGTTCAAAGTGAAGTGGCTGAACTGACGAGGAGGGCCATGCACGGAGAAATAGACTTTAGCACCGCATTAAGGGAGCGAGTAAAGCTACTGAAAGGGCTACCGGTTAAGGTCATTGAAGATGTAGCAGAAAGACTGCCCATATCGAAGGGAGCTAGGGAGGTCATTGAGACCTTGAAAAACATGGGCTTCATCACTGTCCTCATAACCGGTGGATTTGATATAGTTGCAAAGAAGATTGCTGAAAAATTAGGCTTCGACTACTGGTTTGCAAACAGGCTAGGTGTTGAAGATGGTAAGTTAAACGGTAAAGTTGAAGTCATAGTCTCAGGTGGGGAGGCAAAGCTTAAGATATTAGAGGAAGTAGCTAGAGCCCATGGGATAGATCTCGAGGAGTGCATAGCTGTCGGCGATGGAGCTAATGATCTGCTAGTGCTTGAAAACGTTGGCTTAGGTATAGGATTTAGACCTAAACCTATCGTTCAACAGAGGGTTAAAGCCCTGATTAACATGGATGATATGAGGGCCATATTAGCATTGATAGCGAGGGGGCGACCCAAGGAGGACGAGAAAGGTTGA